In Phoenix dactylifera cultivar Barhee BC4 unplaced genomic scaffold, palm_55x_up_171113_PBpolish2nd_filt_p 001296F, whole genome shotgun sequence, the genomic window TGTACTTGTATCCTGAGTGCCCCCacctctatttttcttaaggtgaacttcgatgAATATGGCCGAGAACGGAAGATGCGGAGGTGTAGACTTCGTCATCAGGGTCACGATGTCAAGACTAGTGACGGCGGGGGGTTGGCGGATCTTCAACTTATCTGTGGTGTGGCGTCAAGGTTAGAGCCGCTGGGAGGGTATTTTCTATGCTAGGTGGGACACCGGGCGCGGACCGCCTCTTCCTCGAGAGGGATTCAGCCACGATGAATCGAGTGGGATCCGGGGTCGGGGATGTACAGGCGAGGACGACCGCTGCTCCACGACATTCGCAGATTACTAGAGAAGTGTGACTTCCACAGGCCATGCACGTCTATAAGGAGGCAAACGGTGCCGTAGACTGGATTACTACCTTTGCGACTCACCATTCTGGAGGTTTCGTCTGGGCGGACCGCGAGTCAGTGCCAGAGGCCCCTTAgatagttttttgttttttaattttgttgacCGCATTCACACTCATCATGTGTGAGCCGCcgttgtataaaaaaaaaaaaagaaaaaaaaaggaaaggaaaaaacaaCGAAGAAATAGGATTAGGTTAAGCCAACTGATTTTAGAAATCTGGGTTTTGGATTAGGATGGGGAAATACCTTTAGTGTCTAGTTTCAGTGCAAGTGTCTCAGTCCCCTGGATTTATTGAGGCCCATAAATTTAATCAAGCATCTGCACTGCGCGTGCTGGAATCCACTAAACTATAACCAAGCCAACCCTGTCGCCCTCTCTCGGCCTTTCtttctggttttttttttttgttttttgggttAAAACCTTTCTTTCTGGTTCGAAAGCCCTAAATCTCTGTGTCTCACCCTCTCCCGCCATGAGCGCGAGCTTCGGAGCGGCGGCGGAACAGCTCTTCCGCTGcacggcagcggcggcgggaaGGCCCGTCGATCGGCAGCCGTCTGCTTTCGGCGCGATTCCCGTCAACCGGATTCGGCTGCCCCGGGGGGTCGCTGCGGATGGCGGCGCCGGCGAAGGACCGGAAGGAGCGGAGGAGGATCGGGGGATTGGAAATCTCGTGTTCTAAGGGCGGCGATGGAGGTCGAGGGTCTCACTTATAAGGACGCCGGCGTGGATATCGACGCCGGGACGGAGCTGGTTCGGAGATCGCCAAGATGGCCCCCGGGGTCGGAGGGTTCGGCGGTCTCTTCCCTTTGGGTATCTCCCTTTCCTTAGTTCTGATTAGAATTTAGTTCTATTAtgtgaaattttatcttgtttgggttttctttttttgatgttttcctATAAAGTTCTTTTTTGGGAAGCATAAAGGTTGGGGTTTTGAAGCATTTTGTACatataaaaaccaaaaaatcttttttttttttaaaattttggattGTGTTCCGGTTGTGGTTTATTTTGATGGCCTTTACGTCCAGATTGTTGGTTATTTATTACGTTGGACGGTAAATTGCCATTACATGCTGAAAAAGAAATATAGGTGGAGAGGAGGCTTATTTCATCATGGTCGAAATATGGTCGTTGGGTGGTTGGAGACTGATAAATCTGAATTCCTGGATTTAGACTAATGTACTATGTTTTATAATATGAAATGCTAAATTTAAGTTCTTCGACTTATACTACTATACTAGTATACTATTTATAATATCAAGTTTCATGGATGTTGCTATtaaaaaaatgttttattaaTCATTAGGAAGTGCCAATTTTAAATCCGTGACATATTTTCAGTTTTTTTCCCTCCCCATTGCAATGATAAACATGTTGCTGCAGCTTGTGATTCTGGAATGTTAAGAATTTTTTGAATGTTTTCCATCAAAGAAGAAGTTTGATCCTTAACATCTGGCAGGCAAGAAACTATGAAATCATGTGTCTAGGAGCTAGGGAACTCATTATTAGTTCTTCATTTTGTTGTCGGAGCTTCACCTATGCGCATTCTACTGCTTTGCTGTTTTGTAGACTTTTAACCATGGATATAATGGGCATGATACGTACCCATAATGCCCTTGTTGCACTTTGCTGTATTATGATGATGTCCATCTATATGTTCTCTTTTGTATAACTAATTTCATATGATGAACACAACTCTCCTATGTATAATGCATAAATTTGCCAACTACAAATGAAAGCTATTACTCTGCTTTCAATATTCTTACCGTAACCATGTTACTAACCTCTTCTTGAACCCTTTCTTTAGGCACCAAAAATAAGTTTCTAAGGAAAAAAGCTGGCAAAACTGTCATGTTGGCAAGACTCTGCCAGTCATTTTTGATCATTGACAGGATTCTGTTGCAGTGCAAGGTGATTGGTTCATGATGATTGTTTCGCATAATAGAGCCTCTGGCTCATTgcatcttaaaaatattttgagtAGCAAGGTGATTGGCTCAAACAAAATATTTGGGTAGAATATTTAACGAGCAAGTTATTTGGTCGATTATTGCAATGCAACATTCATTGACAGGAAAACATTGTAAGCACACATATAGGAACATACAAATGCAAGTGTGCATGCATGTTCATGTCTTGCAGGAAAATTTCTCGCCCAGATATTTTCTTATAAATTATGACAAatgattattttaaattatattttgcatACCTAAAAAATAGGCGGGAGAGTCTCTTTGATGAAagaaatcttcttcttcttttttataaaaaagaaaaaaaagaaagttataGCTCTCTTCCTGTTTTCCATGATTGTCACATTAGTCAATGCTGAGTAAATAAGGAACATGTTAGTTCCAAGGAACATGGACATCACAAAATCActtttcctcttgtttttattccACTACTTTTTAATATTCATACATAAAACTTATGATTAAACCTAGTCTTAACTTCCCCTTGAACCCATTGTTGAGGCACCAATATCAGATCCCAAGACAAAAAAAAGCACTCTGATTGTCTTCTAAATGAACAGAAAAGGAAATAGTGCTAGCTATTTTTCTAATTGACAGATCAATGTATATTGAGCAATGCCGGAACAGTTTTGATACCTTCTTGCTTGACCGTAAATATCTACAAGGATATGTCGCATATTAGTGTAACTCAAAACCTCAGGCATACCCAACTAACACTTTTCTGTCATAAGAGGTAACCTAAGAGAAATGCTATGACTATGCAATCACTCAATTTCATGTAACTAATTTACAATTAGATGGATGCAATCATAATGAAACCAATTAGATCAGTGTTACCACAATTTAACTGCCGTAACTTTTCTAATAAACCAAATTGCTACATCCTCAGTATGGGTAGTTCTCAGTTTAATTACACCACTTCCCATAATTTAGGATCTCTATGCTTCATATATCTTCCCTCGTGTCATTCTCTAAGTACTAAGCATCATCCTTGTATTGTCTCACTGCTACCTGTAGGCACATATAATATCACTGTGTTTTGATGCAAATATATGGGCATGGCTGTATGGTGCTGCCTGATACTGTTCCTGTAGTATAATGAGCATAAAGCATGGGACGAATTTTGGACCAAAACTTAACTCATATATATTTTACATGTCTAGTATTGTACTTCaacattttaaaatttatgttgATCTTACTGCAAAATCTTTTACTCATTAATATGCAAAGTTTTTGATTCTTTTTTCAAGTACTAGACATGTAGAACATATAGATTGAAGTCTAAATTATATGGTTCATAAAGAGTTATACTTCAAGCATATTAGTTGTTTATCCTGATGATTACAGGCGGTTCAGTGGATACTCCTAATACATTACCATTTTCTGATTTGACTTCTATGTTCTCTTGGACAGGAGATTCGTACCTTGTTGCTGGCACGGATGGTGTGGGCACCAAACTGAAGCTTGCATTTTGAAACTGGTATCCATGATACCATTGGGATTGATTTGGTATATCCATGCCTTGTTTTGCATAGTTAATGTAGCTTTTTTTTGGAGGTAACTAAAAATTAATTGCGCTTTCTAATAGGTGGCCATGAGTGTGAATGACATTGTTACCTCTGGAGCAAAACCATTATTCTTCCTTGATTACTTTGCGACAAGTAATTTAGATGTGGATCTTGCGGAGAAGGTATTCAGAAACACTATCTGCTTTGTCCTATCGTAACACTCGAATGCTGATAATTAAAATTCCTCTAATCTAGATTTGTTTTGAACTCTAGACATATACACGAACAGGGCCATAAGGAACTGGCAAACTCATTTTCTTGTTTTTATCATGTAGGTAATAAAGGGGATTGTTGATGGATGCCAGCAGTCTGATTGTGTTCTGTTAGGTGGGGAGGTAAGCTGTTGGCATTTAAtaaaatgttggattttcagTTGAAACTTCTGAGAACATGAACTGCATGTGTGTCTCTTAAATTACCTCTTGTAATGGATAATGTAATTTTTCTGGCAGACAGCCGAAATGCCTGATTTCTATGCAAAAGGAGAATATGATCTTAGTGGTTTTGCTGTTGGCATTGTTAAAAAGGATTCAGTAATTGATGGGAAAAATATCAAGGTTGGAGATGTTCTCATAGGTCTTCCATCAAGTGGTGTTCATTCGAATGGGTTTTCTCTTGTGAGAAGGTTGGTAACCATCTGTTACTGATAGCCAGCTATTCATCGTGTTGCTAGAACGAAATAGATGATTAAACATTCAGAACTTTTTAGTTGTTTGAAGTAAATTATGCCTACATAAATGGGTTATGTCTTTGATTCCGAGTTACTTGTGTCTACAGGGTTCTGGCACAAAGTGGTCTCTCTTTGAATGATCAGCTTCCTGGAAATAATGGCAAACCTATAACTTTAGGTGAAGCTTTAATGGCACCTACTGTTATTTATGTTAAGCAGGTTGGCGTTTAGATAAAATCGTTTGTAATTGGTATCGAAATTAACTAAACCAGCATATAAAGGTGTTTTAACCTTGTTGGTGAAAAATGTGAAGGTGATTGATATTATTAGCAAGGGAGGTGTGAAAGGAATAGCCCACATCACTGGTGGTGGTTTTACAGACAACATTCCAAGAGTGTTTCCTTCAGGCCTTGGAGCTAAAATCTTAACAAATTCTTGGGAAGTCCCTGCTGTATTCAAATGGATGCAAGAGGTCAGGAAGCAGCTCACTTTGCAACCTTTGCAGACATAGATTCATCATTCCCTTAAGAAACAAACCGAAATACATTAGCAATTTTTAGGACTTACCAGTTCAACCCTAGCattactgattttttttttcctttttggcaGGCTGGAGGAATTGAGGATGCTGAGATGAGGCGGACCTTTAACATGGGTATTGGGATGGTTCTTGTTGTTAGCCGCGAGGCAGCTGATAGAATACTTTCAGAATGTCAAGGATCTAGTACAGCTTATCTCATTGGGGAGGTCATAACTGGTGAACGTGTCGAGTTTGCCTGAAATCTGTGTAAATTGTTTTCATTTGTGGATGGTGAATGAGGCAAAGGAGGCCAATTTTGTTGTACTGGTTTCAGAACTTATATGGAGTCACCATTACTGAGGTAACCAGTGAATGCTGACTCTAAACCGTAGTTTCCAATAAAATCATAACTTATTTTGGTTTTCGGCTTATACTGGTATATATGGTTTATTCTCTACTTCTTTTGTTGCCAAGCGGCTGCATTGTTGCTATGGTGGTGTGTTCTCCTCGTTTTGACCTATGACCTGGAATGAGTGACATGACTACTCTGTCCTGTTCAACTTGCATGTCGTTTCATTCCAACAAtctcacagagagagagagagagagagagagagagagagagagagagagagaggcacaaATCTATTATCTACATTCTATCttgttttccttctctttttcgtTACAGGAGGACCATTCTTGGGTGTTGAGTTCGGATCCATTTCTTGTTTAATCTGGCTTGCACCCTCCAGTGACAGGGAAGTCTGTGTGTGTGTTTTCAGTCCTAACTCTGAGCCTTACTAAAATGGAACACTGAAATCTCTCATAACCAATTATCATCAACCAATGCTGTCAAACAAATTGATTTGATTTGCCAAATTCTCGAACTTTCAACATTTTGTTGTATTGACTTGGTCTCAACTTTCAAATTCGAGATGCAGGCCTCATTTGTTAGGAGGTCTGGCCTTGATGTAGAGTACATGTCTGGTCCGTGGCTGCGGATTGCGTCCAACTACAGTTGGAGTTTTAGTTGCATGGCCcgcttgcaccaccaccacttCATCCTTCTTGTCGTTAGAACAAGCTACTTCTAGCTGAGCTTAAGGTTGTTTTAGCTCAGATAAGTGATATTGATGCAAGATTCAGATACTTGGTAGTTTGGATGTTAGAATTCGTTTGGTTTGTTGGAAGAATTTTTTCTCACTAAAACGTTTTTTTTGAGAAGGTGATGTCTAGATATATGATGCTTAGAAAATTAGTTTATttttgcatgtttggttgatcatggaaaaaCGACACATTCTATAGCAGCTTATATTTGTTTAAGTAtcgatttttctgaaaaaaatgcaaaataactgttatattcttaataaaagaaaaaaattattttattttatctcaaaatttaaatgcacttttgaaaaaataatatcTTACATGAAATTTTTCCATATCTTacatgaatttttctttttcatgaaatatgagaatcttatttccatggaaaaattacttttccatctctctttcttaaaaactccaaccaatataaagtatttctttatttttaaataaaaaaatatatttttttttgttgaccatattttctctcctcttcttccgtcGTACCAAACCAGTCCAAAGATGATTGGATAGAAAAAGCAGCCCTAATATACTATGCGAGGCCCATTTCATCATTATCGTCGAGCAATTGGAGGATTGATAATCTTTCATTTAATTTGAACCGGGAGAAAAGATCCTGAGCCGGCCATCTTTGGTATTATTTAAAGATGAATATTTTACAATATTTAAAGTTAGAAAACAAAGCCCGTGAACTAAGGGCACTAGGTTTGACCAGGGctattaacgagccgagccgagcccgagcctgggagagctcggctcggctcgtttcacagatGCTCGGGCTCGGGTTCGGTAACGAGCTCTGtgttgggctcgagctcgggcttgcttggcaaagcaaaggctcgggcttgagctcgtaaagtTCATTTCAATTACAAGCTCCAGAatgagcccgagctcgggctcgggctcgggctcgggctcgtaatcgggctcgggctcgataacaggctatttttctctatgtggtcaaatttttatgaattatggtGCTGAAATAAGATCTTTCAGTAGGAAActagagctcgtttgggctcgtgagctacTCGGGCTCGagttcgggctcgggctcgggtgcaaacgagcctcatattgggctcgggctcgggctcgtttgactaacgagccgagcccgagccgggcttttaccgagccgagcccgagcagcttggctcattaacagccctaGGTTTGACTCTTGGTCTATTAGCCTGCCGCTTAGATCAGGTGAGTACTTTGGGCTTGATTGACAAGAGAATCTGGATGCTTTGTAGCTCATGCATGATTGTCTGCATGTCTTCACTATGGAAGTATTTAGATACGTTAAACTGGACCGCATGTTTGTAGTGGTTAGCATGATATCTTTTACTGATCAAAAAGATGTGTTTCACTATTCTTACCTTGGGCTTTGACATATAGGTTTAATTGATACGGCATCATTCTTATCGGAACAGGAATTTTGATCATTCATAAATTCAAGGACTGTTCAATGTTTTGTTTGTAGGGTGTTGCCTTCTTTGTTATAGTCTCAGATAAGCTCTAATTCAATTGGTTGGTTATCAGAACATGAATCACTTTTAAAATAgaagatatatttttttggCTTGCATTATTTCGGCactattttttctttatatattttGGTTGAATCTCATTTTAGGTCAGCTTTCACGCTTGCTTTACCTT contains:
- the LOC120108365 gene encoding LOW QUALITY PROTEIN: phosphoribosylformylglycinamidine cyclo-ligase, chloroplastic/mitochondrial-like (The sequence of the model RefSeq protein was modified relative to this genomic sequence to represent the inferred CDS: inserted 1 base in 1 codon; deleted 1 base in 1 codon) translates to MEVEGLTYKDAGVDIDAGTELVRRXAKMAPGVGGFGGLFPLGDSYLVAGTDGVGTKLKLAFETGIHDTIGIDLVAMSVNDIVTSGAKPLFFLDYFATSNLDVDLAEKVIKGIVDGCQQSDCVLLGGETAEMPDFYAKGEYDLSGFAVGIVKKDSVIDGKNIKVGDVLIGLPSSGVHSNGFSLVRRVLAQSGLSLNDQLPGNNGKPITLGEALMAPTVIYVKQVIDIISKGGVKGIAHITGGGFTDNIPRVFPSGLGAKILTNSWEVPAVFKWMQEAGGIEDAEMRRTFNMGIGMVLVVSREAADRILSECQGSSTAYLIGEVITGERVEFA